From a region of the Mycolicibacterium sp. MU0050 genome:
- the eccB gene encoding type VII secretion protein EccB gives MSGTGRRPLGEDEGDNLEDRRSFASRTPENKNPEGVTYRRGFVTKHQVTGWRFVVRRLASGVALHDTRMLVDPLRTQTRGVLVGVLAVVTGLLGCLVFSWIRPGGDVGNSVVLTDRDSSAMYVRVNDRLHPVLNLTSARLIAGEAAKPAGVRSAQLDKLPRGNMVGIPGAPERMVQNPVRDADWTVCDGVGATNPGVTVIAGAPAEGSERAAALAEDEAILVDGGAGTWLLWNGRRSAIDLADRAVTAALGFEANVPAPRYISPGLFNAIPEGAPLRPPAIPEAGAAPQFPLSVPAPVGAVVVAYGADGTLLHYAVLPDGLQPVSQTFATLMRNTDSFGLDQPPRLDADEIARLPESRLLDTASFPAQRMTIVDADSAPISCVRWAKAVDASTSSLSLLSGAALPIADDVRPLDLTPSRSGITAARVAMPVGTGFFTQTVGQEPTSPIAGSLFWVADTGVRYGIEGANQDELAKTVEALGLTPPATAIPWSVLSLFSAGPALSKSDALTAYTTGGMENR, from the coding sequence ATGAGCGGCACCGGACGTCGCCCCCTCGGCGAGGACGAGGGCGACAACCTCGAGGACCGGCGGTCCTTCGCGTCGCGGACCCCGGAGAACAAGAACCCCGAAGGGGTCACCTACCGCCGCGGTTTCGTCACCAAGCATCAGGTCACCGGCTGGCGCTTCGTGGTGCGCCGGTTGGCCTCGGGCGTCGCGCTGCACGACACCCGCATGTTGGTGGACCCGCTGCGCACCCAGACCCGCGGCGTGCTCGTCGGCGTCCTCGCTGTGGTGACGGGTTTGCTTGGCTGCCTGGTGTTCTCGTGGATCCGGCCCGGCGGCGACGTGGGCAACAGCGTGGTCCTCACCGACCGCGACAGCTCGGCGATGTACGTCCGGGTCAACGACCGGCTGCATCCGGTGCTCAACCTCACCTCGGCGCGCCTGATCGCCGGCGAGGCCGCCAAGCCCGCCGGCGTGCGCAGTGCCCAACTGGACAAGTTGCCGCGCGGCAACATGGTCGGGATTCCCGGCGCGCCCGAGCGGATGGTGCAGAACCCGGTGCGCGACGCGGACTGGACCGTCTGCGACGGCGTCGGCGCCACCAACCCTGGCGTCACCGTGATCGCCGGCGCCCCGGCCGAGGGCAGCGAGCGGGCCGCGGCGTTGGCCGAGGACGAGGCCATCCTGGTCGACGGCGGCGCGGGCACCTGGCTGCTGTGGAACGGCCGTCGCAGCGCGATCGACCTGGCCGACCGGGCCGTCACCGCGGCGCTGGGCTTCGAGGCCAATGTTCCTGCCCCCCGGTACATTTCGCCGGGCCTGTTCAACGCCATCCCGGAAGGCGCGCCGCTGCGCCCGCCGGCCATCCCGGAAGCCGGTGCCGCCCCGCAGTTCCCGCTGTCGGTCCCGGCACCGGTCGGCGCGGTCGTCGTGGCCTATGGCGCCGACGGCACCCTGCTGCACTACGCGGTGCTGCCCGACGGGCTACAACCGGTCTCCCAGACGTTCGCCACCCTGATGCGCAACACCGACTCCTTCGGGCTGGACCAGCCGCCGCGGCTGGATGCCGACGAGATCGCCCGGCTGCCGGAGTCGCGGCTGCTGGACACCGCAAGCTTCCCGGCGCAGCGGATGACCATCGTCGACGCCGACTCCGCGCCCATCAGCTGCGTGCGGTGGGCCAAGGCCGTCGACGCCAGCACCAGCTCCCTGAGCCTGCTGTCGGGTGCGGCCCTGCCGATCGCCGACGACGTGCGTCCGCTGGACCTGACGCCCAGCCGGTCCGGCATCACCGCCGCCCGGGTCGCGATGCCCGTGGGCACCGGCTTCTTCACCCAGACCGTGGGGCAGGAGCCCACCTCGCCGATCGCCGGCTCGCTGTTCTGGGTGGCCGACACCGGCGTGCGTTACGGCATCGAGGGTGCCAATCAAGACGAACTGGCCAAAACCGTTGAGGCACTGGGGTTGACCCCGCCCGCGACGGCCATCCCGTGGTCGGTTCTGTCACTGTTCAGCGCAGGTCCCGCACTGTCGAAGAGCGATGCGCTGACCGCGTACACCACGGGCGGGATGGAGAACCGATGA
- the eccA gene encoding type VII secretion AAA-ATPase EccA, translated as MGTAEIGSDILTVHATRVDDDVVSRFATCAKALGLKVYERQRPADLTAARTGFTALTRIAHEQCDAWIGLAAAGDTSPQVLRNVAATVNTAGLLQRKIELAPKTLGFTYDTGLYLQLRACEPDDFRIAYAATLAADGQLAEADAVVAEVAERRPDWHDARWVRTAIQFRAERWADVVKLLTPIVNDKALDETFAHAVKVALGTALARLGMFAPALSYLEDPEGPIAVAVVDGSLAKALALRAHGLEEDAAEVLQDLYAANPENEQVSEALSDPTFGIVTTTAARIDARTDPWDPETEPTDADFVDPDAHERKAALLAEAEEQLGEFIGLEEVKDQVARLKSSVAMALLRQERGLAVAQRSHHLVFAGPPGTGKTTIARVVAKIYCGLGLLKKENVREVHRADLIGQHIGETEAKTNAIIDSALDGVLFLDEAYALVATGAKNDFGLVAIDTLLARMENDRDRLVVIIAGYRADLDRFLDTNEGLRSRFTRSIDFPSYTPGELVEIASAMARQRDSVFEQAALDDLQVLCNHLASTTMPDANGVDRRSLDIAGNGRFVRNVVERSEEEREFRLDHLDTSATGGAHEFTDEELMTITASDVSNAVTPLLRGLGLTVPA; from the coding sequence ATGGGAACCGCAGAAATCGGGAGTGACATCCTCACGGTGCACGCCACCCGGGTCGACGACGACGTCGTCAGCCGGTTTGCGACGTGCGCCAAAGCGCTCGGCCTGAAGGTGTACGAACGCCAACGGCCCGCGGACCTCACCGCGGCCCGCACCGGCTTCACCGCGCTCACCCGAATCGCCCACGAGCAGTGCGACGCCTGGATCGGCCTCGCCGCCGCCGGCGACACCTCGCCGCAGGTGCTGCGCAACGTCGCCGCCACCGTCAACACCGCCGGTCTCCTGCAGCGCAAGATCGAACTCGCCCCCAAGACGCTCGGGTTCACCTATGACACCGGGCTGTACCTGCAGCTGCGGGCATGCGAACCCGACGACTTCCGGATCGCCTACGCCGCCACCCTGGCCGCGGACGGTCAGCTCGCCGAGGCCGACGCCGTCGTCGCCGAGGTCGCCGAGCGGCGCCCGGACTGGCACGACGCCCGCTGGGTGCGCACCGCCATCCAGTTCCGCGCCGAGCGGTGGGCCGACGTGGTCAAGCTGCTGACCCCCATCGTCAACGACAAGGCGCTCGACGAGACGTTCGCCCACGCGGTCAAGGTCGCGCTGGGCACCGCGCTGGCCCGACTGGGCATGTTCGCGCCCGCGCTGTCCTATCTCGAGGACCCCGAGGGGCCCATCGCCGTCGCCGTGGTCGACGGTTCGCTGGCCAAGGCGCTGGCCCTGCGTGCGCACGGCCTCGAGGAAGACGCCGCCGAGGTGCTGCAGGATCTCTATGCGGCCAACCCGGAGAACGAGCAGGTGTCCGAGGCTTTGTCGGACCCGACGTTCGGCATCGTCACCACGACCGCGGCGCGCATCGACGCACGCACCGACCCGTGGGATCCCGAAACCGAGCCCACCGACGCCGATTTCGTCGATCCCGATGCGCACGAACGCAAGGCCGCGCTGCTGGCGGAGGCCGAAGAACAGCTCGGCGAATTCATCGGCCTCGAAGAGGTCAAGGATCAGGTCGCGCGGCTGAAGAGCTCGGTGGCCATGGCGCTGCTGCGCCAGGAGCGCGGACTGGCCGTCGCGCAGCGCTCCCATCACCTGGTGTTCGCCGGCCCGCCCGGAACCGGCAAGACGACCATCGCCCGTGTCGTTGCCAAGATCTACTGCGGCCTAGGGCTGCTGAAGAAGGAGAACGTCCGCGAGGTGCACCGGGCGGACCTGATCGGTCAGCACATCGGTGAGACCGAGGCCAAGACCAACGCCATCATCGACAGCGCCCTGGACGGCGTGTTGTTCCTCGACGAGGCCTACGCCCTGGTGGCCACCGGCGCCAAGAACGACTTCGGTCTGGTCGCCATCGATACCCTGCTGGCCCGCATGGAGAACGACCGCGACCGCCTCGTCGTCATCATCGCCGGCTACCGGGCCGACCTGGACCGCTTCCTGGACACCAACGAGGGTCTGCGCTCGCGCTTCACCCGCAGCATCGACTTCCCGTCGTACACCCCGGGCGAACTCGTCGAGATCGCGAGCGCCATGGCCCGCCAGCGCGACAGCGTGTTCGAGCAGGCCGCCCTCGACGACCTGCAGGTGCTGTGCAACCACCTGGCGTCGACAACCATGCCCGACGCCAACGGGGTGGACCGCCGCAGCCTCGACATCGCCGGTAACGGCCGCTTTGTCCGCAACGTGGTCGAGCGTTCGGAGGAGGAGCGCGAGTTCCGCCTCGACCATCTGGACACCTCCGCGACAGGCGGAGCGCATGAATTCACGGATGAGGAGCTGATGACCATCACCGCCAGCGATGTGAGCAACGCGGTCACGCCGTTGCTGCGCGGACTCGGCCTGACGGTGCCCGCATGA
- a CDS encoding oxygenase MpaB family protein, whose product MTISEVSPAPVRRRPVLGRGASIDDGLMGVALLAGPANVIMQLARPGVGYGVMESRVESGRVDRHPIKRARTTFTYLAVASRGSDEQKAAFRRAVNRAHAQVYSNEDSKSPVAYNAFDKDLQLWVGACLYKGGVDVYRTFIGEMDEQTADRHYADGMPLATTLQVPEEMWPADRAAFERYWQDSLEQVHIDDAVREYLYPIAANRLRGLTLPGFLQKRHEALWLLITTGFLPQRFRDEMQLPWDPQRQRRFDRLMGVLRTVNNLLPGFLRRFPFNVLLKDLDWRVRTGRPLV is encoded by the coding sequence ATGACGATCAGCGAAGTAAGTCCCGCACCCGTGCGACGCCGTCCGGTGCTGGGCCGGGGAGCGAGCATCGACGACGGCCTGATGGGCGTCGCGCTGCTCGCGGGACCCGCGAACGTCATCATGCAGCTGGCCCGGCCCGGCGTGGGCTACGGCGTGATGGAGAGCCGAGTGGAAAGCGGCCGGGTGGACCGGCACCCCATCAAGCGGGCCCGCACCACGTTCACCTACCTGGCCGTGGCCAGCCGCGGCTCCGACGAGCAGAAGGCCGCCTTCCGCCGCGCGGTCAACCGCGCCCACGCGCAGGTGTACTCGAACGAGGACAGCAAGAGCCCGGTCGCCTACAACGCCTTCGACAAGGATCTGCAGCTGTGGGTCGGGGCCTGCCTGTACAAGGGCGGCGTCGACGTCTACCGCACCTTCATCGGTGAGATGGACGAGCAGACCGCCGACCGGCACTACGCCGACGGCATGCCGCTGGCCACCACCTTGCAGGTGCCCGAGGAGATGTGGCCGGCCGACCGCGCCGCCTTCGAGCGGTACTGGCAGGACTCCCTGGAACAGGTCCACATCGACGACGCCGTGCGGGAGTACCTGTACCCGATCGCGGCCAACCGCCTGCGCGGCCTCACGTTGCCCGGCTTCCTGCAGAAGCGCCACGAGGCGCTCTGGCTGTTGATCACGACGGGTTTCCTGCCGCAGCGGTTCCGCGACGAGATGCAGCTGCCCTGGGATCCGCAGCGGCAGCGCCGCTTCGACCGCCTGATGGGTGTGCTTCGGACCGTCAACAACCTGTTGCCCGGATTCCTGCGGCGGTTCCCGTTCAACGTGCTGCTCAAGGATCTGGACTGGCGGGTGCGTACCGGCCGGCCGCTGGTTTAG
- a CDS encoding TetR/AcrR family transcriptional regulator has protein sequence MARPYRGVDASERLAQRRQRFLDAGLELLGGQVNPDDLTVRAICAQSGLTVRYFYENFTDKDAFVEAVFDSVTAQLATTTQAAVATAAPGQQNRAGITNMIRTIAEDTRVGRLLFSKQLSNATLLRLRLKHQGMFIALAGQHIQDALHVGGSNRLAGTTHFVLGGMQQAISAWLAGEVKLTADQLVDLLVDVLADLNDPGLFRG, from the coding sequence ATGGCTCGCCCGTACCGCGGGGTCGATGCCTCCGAGCGGCTGGCCCAGCGTCGGCAGCGGTTTCTGGACGCCGGCCTGGAACTGCTCGGCGGCCAGGTGAACCCCGATGACCTCACCGTGCGGGCCATCTGTGCGCAATCCGGCCTCACCGTGCGCTACTTCTACGAGAACTTCACCGACAAGGACGCCTTCGTCGAGGCGGTCTTCGACTCCGTCACCGCGCAGTTGGCCACCACCACCCAGGCCGCCGTCGCCACCGCTGCACCCGGCCAGCAAAACCGGGCCGGCATCACCAACATGATCCGCACCATCGCCGAGGACACCCGCGTGGGACGGCTGCTGTTCAGCAAGCAGCTGTCCAACGCGACGCTGTTGCGGCTACGGCTCAAGCATCAGGGGATGTTCATCGCCCTGGCCGGCCAGCACATCCAGGACGCCCTGCACGTGGGCGGTAGCAACCGGTTGGCCGGCACCACCCACTTCGTCCTCGGCGGCATGCAACAGGCGATCAGCGCCTGGCTGGCCGGCGAGGTCAAGCTCACCGCGGACCAACTCGTGGACCTGCTGGTGGACGTCCTCGCCGACCTCAACGACCCCGGCCTGTTTCGCGGCTAG
- a CDS encoding VOC family protein, which translates to MIKPHNTNTEFELGGIHHTALVCSDMQRTVDFYSGVLGMPLIKSLDLPGGMGQHFFFDAGGGSCVAFFWFAEAPDRVPLVSSPDALPGLGEIVSAVSTMNHLAFHVPEEKFDEYRRKLKDKGVRVGPVLNHDESEWQVAREVHPGVYVRSFYFLDPDGITLEFACWTRQFEAGDTVTVPKTAADRRVPAS; encoded by the coding sequence ATGATCAAGCCGCACAACACCAACACCGAGTTCGAACTGGGCGGCATCCACCACACCGCCCTGGTCTGCTCGGACATGCAACGCACGGTGGACTTCTACTCCGGGGTCCTCGGCATGCCGCTCATCAAGTCACTGGACCTGCCCGGCGGGATGGGCCAGCACTTCTTCTTCGACGCCGGGGGCGGGTCCTGCGTGGCGTTCTTCTGGTTTGCCGAGGCGCCCGACCGGGTGCCCCTGGTCTCCTCGCCGGACGCCCTGCCCGGGCTGGGCGAGATCGTGTCGGCGGTGAGCACCATGAATCACCTCGCTTTCCACGTGCCCGAGGAGAAGTTCGACGAGTACCGACGCAAGCTCAAGGACAAGGGGGTGCGGGTAGGTCCGGTCCTCAATCACGACGAGAGCGAGTGGCAGGTGGCCCGCGAGGTGCACCCCGGGGTCTACGTGCGGTCCTTCTACTTCCTGGACCCGGACGGCATCACCCTCGAGTTCGCCTGTTGGACACGGCAGTTCGAGGCCGGCGACACCGTCACGGTGCCGAAGACGGCCGCCGACCGGCGGGTGCCGGCGAGCTAG
- a CDS encoding TetR/AcrR family transcriptional regulator, giving the protein MTQPTRRGRATQAAIDAAARAVIARKGILAATVADIAAEAGRSTASFYNYYDSKEAMVRAWALRFRDEATDRARGATRHGLTDAERVHEAAAAHWHTYRRRLAEMISVSQLAMVNADFARHWEQMCAIPTDYITDMVTRAQQRGYCPDDDPRLLAQAIVSMLNQFCYLQLAGRPDGAADVDDQACIRTLTNIFYRAIFSKEP; this is encoded by the coding sequence GTGACCCAACCGACCCGACGGGGTAGGGCGACCCAGGCCGCCATCGACGCGGCGGCCCGCGCGGTGATCGCCCGAAAGGGCATCCTGGCCGCCACCGTGGCCGACATCGCCGCCGAGGCCGGCCGCTCCACGGCGTCGTTCTACAACTATTACGACTCCAAGGAAGCCATGGTCCGCGCCTGGGCGCTGCGGTTCCGGGACGAGGCCACCGACCGCGCGCGCGGCGCCACCCGGCACGGCCTGACCGACGCCGAGCGCGTGCACGAGGCCGCGGCCGCGCACTGGCACACCTACCGGCGCCGGCTCGCGGAGATGATCAGCGTCTCGCAGCTGGCCATGGTGAACGCCGACTTCGCCCGCCACTGGGAACAGATGTGCGCCATCCCCACCGACTACATCACCGACATGGTCACCCGCGCCCAGCAGCGGGGCTACTGCCCCGACGACGACCCCCGCCTGCTGGCCCAGGCCATCGTGTCGATGCTCAACCAGTTCTGCTACCTGCAACTGGCCGGCCGACCCGACGGCGCCGCGGACGTCGACGACCAGGCCTGCATCCGCACGCTGACGAACATCTTCTACCGCGCCATCTTCAGCAAGGAGCCGTGA
- a CDS encoding alpha/beta hydrolase, with amino-acid sequence MTTEIVRKFIGMESPTGERQGAGGHPCQGLYHHAAGQRPRVAMIATHYQIDFSEHYLAEYMAARGIGFLGWNTRFRGFESSFVLDHALVDIGVGVRWLREVAGVDTVVLLGNSGGGSLMAAYQAHAAHGEGLAELLPADAYIASAAHPGRPEVLTAWMDAAVVDENDPVATDPELDLFDGRHRPPFSSEFVARYREAQIARNEAITDWAEAELQRVRAAGFSDRPFTVCRTWADPRMVDPTIEPTNRAPNLCYAGEPRQANRSTRGIAAATTLRNWLGMWSLRHAKTRAEPHLARIDCPALVINADQDTGVFPSDAARIHDALASTDKSRAAIDTDHYFTTPGARDEQADTIAAWIRKRWA; translated from the coding sequence ATGACCACCGAGATTGTCCGCAAGTTCATCGGCATGGAATCCCCCACCGGCGAACGCCAGGGCGCCGGCGGGCACCCCTGCCAGGGGCTTTATCACCACGCGGCGGGGCAACGCCCCCGCGTCGCGATGATCGCCACGCATTATCAGATCGACTTCTCCGAGCATTACCTCGCCGAGTACATGGCCGCCCGCGGCATCGGCTTCCTGGGCTGGAACACCCGGTTCCGCGGCTTCGAGAGCAGCTTCGTCCTGGATCACGCGCTGGTGGACATCGGCGTCGGGGTGCGCTGGCTGCGCGAGGTCGCCGGGGTGGACACCGTTGTGCTGCTGGGCAATTCCGGCGGCGGTTCGCTGATGGCGGCCTACCAGGCGCACGCCGCGCACGGCGAGGGTCTGGCCGAACTGCTGCCGGCCGACGCCTACATCGCCAGCGCGGCCCACCCCGGTCGCCCCGAGGTGTTGACCGCGTGGATGGACGCCGCCGTCGTCGACGAGAACGACCCGGTGGCCACCGACCCCGAACTGGATCTGTTCGACGGCCGGCACCGCCCGCCGTTCTCGTCGGAGTTCGTGGCCCGCTACCGAGAAGCCCAGATCGCCCGCAACGAGGCCATCACCGACTGGGCCGAGGCCGAACTGCAACGGGTGCGCGCCGCAGGCTTTTCCGATCGGCCGTTCACGGTGTGCCGGACCTGGGCCGACCCGCGGATGGTCGACCCGACCATCGAACCCACCAACCGCGCCCCCAACCTCTGCTACGCCGGCGAACCCCGGCAGGCGAACCGCTCGACCCGCGGCATCGCCGCGGCCACCACGCTGCGCAACTGGCTGGGCATGTGGAGCCTGCGGCATGCCAAGACCCGCGCCGAACCGCACCTGGCGCGCATCGACTGCCCCGCCCTGGTGATCAACGCCGATCAGGACACCGGCGTTTTCCCGTCCGACGCCGCGCGCATCCACGACGCGCTGGCCAGCACCGACAAGTCCCGGGCGGCCATCGACACCGACCACTACTTCACGACCCCGGGGGCCCGCGACGAGCAGGCGGATACCATCGCCGCATGGATCAGGAAAAGATGGGCTTGA
- a CDS encoding 2-hydroxyacid dehydrogenase — protein MDQEKMGLRVLAHFKPGERATERIAAESDWLDVRWVAEDDDEAFYRELPEAEVLWHVLRPLSGSDLEQAPKLKLIHKLGAGVNTIDVETAAQRGIVVANIPGANAASVAECTVMLMLAALRRLPELDRATRAGTGWPHDPTLGDRIRDLGSCTVGLVGFGSVAKRVEQILRSMGTQVLHTSTKRDEHSVSWMTLDDLLAKSDIISIHAPLTDATSGLFDADKLAKMKPGAILVNTARGDIVDQDALVAALQSGQLAAAGLDVYAEEPVGADNPLLGLDNVLLMPHVSWYTADTLDRYLDAALQNCRRLRDGQPPYFVVADAARDSATTT, from the coding sequence ATGGATCAGGAAAAGATGGGCTTGAGGGTCCTCGCACACTTCAAGCCGGGCGAACGCGCGACCGAACGCATCGCCGCCGAATCCGATTGGCTGGACGTGCGCTGGGTCGCCGAGGACGACGACGAGGCGTTCTACCGGGAACTGCCCGAGGCCGAGGTGCTCTGGCACGTGTTGCGCCCGCTGTCGGGTTCGGATCTGGAGCAGGCGCCGAAGCTCAAGCTGATCCACAAGCTCGGTGCCGGCGTCAACACCATCGACGTCGAGACCGCAGCCCAGCGCGGCATCGTCGTCGCCAACATACCCGGCGCCAACGCCGCCTCGGTGGCCGAGTGCACCGTCATGCTGATGCTCGCCGCGCTGCGCCGCCTGCCCGAGCTGGACCGGGCCACCCGCGCCGGGACCGGCTGGCCGCACGACCCGACCCTGGGTGACCGGATCCGCGACCTCGGCAGCTGCACCGTCGGCCTGGTCGGGTTCGGCAGCGTCGCCAAACGCGTCGAGCAGATCCTGCGCTCGATGGGCACCCAGGTCCTGCACACCTCGACCAAGCGCGACGAACACAGCGTCAGCTGGATGACCCTCGACGACCTGCTGGCCAAGAGCGACATCATCTCCATCCACGCGCCGCTGACCGACGCCACCTCGGGCCTGTTCGACGCCGACAAGCTGGCGAAGATGAAGCCCGGCGCCATCCTGGTCAACACCGCGCGCGGCGACATCGTCGACCAGGACGCGCTGGTCGCCGCGCTGCAGTCCGGACAACTGGCCGCCGCCGGCCTCGACGTCTACGCCGAGGAGCCCGTCGGGGCCGACAACCCGCTGCTGGGCCTGGACAACGTGCTGCTGATGCCGCACGTCAGCTGGTACACCGCCGACACCCTGGACCGCTACCTGGACGCGGCGCTGCAGAACTGCCGGCGCCTGCGCGACGGGCAGCCGCCATACTTCGTGGTCGCCGACGCGGCGCGCGACTCGGCCACCACGACCTGA
- a CDS encoding acyl-CoA dehydrogenase produces the protein MPIAINPEHVDLADSVRSLVARVAPAEVLHEALETPISNPPPYWKAAADQGLQGLHLAEEVGGQGFGILELAVVLAEFGYGAVPGPFVPSAIASALIAAHDPGAEMLSGLASGETIAAYAIDSGLTATRQGDALVIRGEVRAVPAAAQASVLVLPVAGLDSTTSGAEWVVFDADALEIEPAQSIDPLRPVAHVRANAVEIGDDRVLSNLSRSAAHALMSTLLSAEAVGVARWATDTASEYAKIREQFGRPIGQFQAVKHKCANMIAVTERATAAVWDAARAIDEVARGESDLVTAHVDFAAAVAATLAPAAAQHCAEDCIQVHGGIGFTWEHDTNVYYRRALVLAASFGRAADYPQRVVDAATATGLRGIEIDLDPDTEKLREEIRAEVAGLKAIAREERNTAIAEGGWVQPHLPKPWGRDASPVEQIIIAQEFTTGRVKRPQMGIAAWIIPSIVAFGTDEQKQRFLPPTFRGEMIWCQLFSEPGAGSDLASLTTKATKVDGGWRITGQKIWTTGAQFSQWGALLARTDPSAPKHNGITYFLLDMASEGVEIKPLRELTGNAMFNTVFIDDVFVPDDMVLGEVDRGWEVSRNTLTAERVSIGSSEPPFLPSLDKFVEFLAEGHFDQIEQNRAGQLIAEGHAAKLLNMRSTLLTLAGGDAMPSAAISKLLSMKTGQGYAEFAVASFGTDGVLGDEQTPQGIWAQYLLASRATTIYGGTSEVQLNIIAERLLGLPRDP, from the coding sequence ATGCCGATCGCAATCAATCCTGAGCACGTAGACCTGGCCGACTCGGTGCGCTCCCTGGTGGCGCGCGTCGCGCCCGCCGAGGTGCTGCACGAGGCGCTCGAGACACCGATCTCCAACCCGCCGCCGTACTGGAAGGCGGCCGCCGACCAAGGGTTGCAGGGGCTGCACCTGGCCGAGGAAGTCGGCGGACAGGGCTTCGGCATCCTCGAATTGGCCGTCGTGCTCGCCGAATTCGGCTACGGCGCGGTGCCGGGACCGTTCGTGCCGTCGGCGATCGCCAGCGCGCTGATCGCCGCGCACGACCCAGGCGCGGAGATGCTGTCCGGGCTGGCGAGCGGGGAGACGATCGCGGCCTACGCCATCGACTCCGGTCTGACCGCCACCCGGCAGGGCGACGCCCTGGTGATCCGCGGCGAGGTCCGCGCGGTGCCGGCCGCCGCCCAGGCGTCGGTGCTGGTGCTGCCGGTCGCCGGCCTGGATTCGACCACCTCCGGCGCCGAGTGGGTGGTCTTCGACGCCGACGCCCTCGAAATCGAACCCGCGCAGAGCATCGATCCGCTGCGCCCCGTGGCGCACGTGCGGGCCAACGCCGTCGAGATCGGCGACGACAGGGTGTTGTCGAACCTGAGCCGCTCGGCCGCCCACGCGCTGATGTCGACCCTGCTGTCCGCCGAGGCCGTCGGCGTGGCACGGTGGGCCACCGACACCGCCTCGGAGTACGCCAAGATCCGCGAACAGTTCGGCCGGCCCATCGGGCAGTTCCAGGCCGTGAAGCACAAGTGCGCCAACATGATCGCCGTCACCGAGCGGGCCACCGCCGCGGTGTGGGACGCCGCCCGCGCCATCGACGAGGTCGCCCGCGGGGAGTCCGACCTGGTGACCGCGCACGTCGACTTTGCCGCCGCCGTCGCGGCCACCCTGGCCCCGGCCGCGGCCCAGCACTGCGCCGAGGACTGCATCCAGGTGCACGGCGGCATCGGGTTCACCTGGGAGCACGACACCAACGTGTACTACCGCCGCGCGCTGGTGCTCGCGGCGTCGTTCGGCCGCGCCGCGGACTACCCGCAGCGGGTGGTCGACGCCGCCACCGCCACCGGGCTGCGGGGCATCGAGATCGACCTCGATCCCGACACCGAGAAGCTGCGCGAGGAGATCCGCGCGGAGGTCGCCGGCCTGAAAGCGATTGCGCGCGAAGAGCGCAACACCGCGATCGCCGAGGGCGGCTGGGTGCAGCCGCACCTGCCCAAGCCGTGGGGCCGCGACGCCAGTCCGGTCGAGCAGATCATCATCGCCCAGGAGTTCACCACCGGCCGGGTCAAGCGCCCGCAGATGGGGATCGCGGCCTGGATCATCCCGTCGATCGTGGCGTTCGGCACCGACGAGCAGAAGCAGCGCTTCCTGCCGCCGACGTTCCGCGGCGAGATGATCTGGTGCCAGCTGTTTTCCGAGCCCGGGGCCGGCTCCGACCTCGCCAGCCTGACCACCAAGGCCACCAAGGTGGACGGCGGCTGGCGGATCACCGGGCAGAAGATCTGGACCACCGGCGCGCAGTTCTCGCAGTGGGGCGCCCTGCTGGCCCGCACGGATCCCAGCGCGCCCAAGCACAACGGCATCACCTACTTCCTGCTGGACATGGCCAGCGAGGGCGTGGAGATCAAGCCGCTGCGCGAACTGACCGGCAACGCGATGTTCAACACCGTCTTCATCGACGACGTCTTCGTCCCCGACGACATGGTGCTCGGCGAGGTGGACCGCGGCTGGGAGGTCAGCCGCAACACCCTTACGGCCGAACGGGTTTCGATCGGCAGCAGCGAGCCGCCGTTTTTGCCCAGCCTGGACAAGTTCGTCGAGTTCCTGGCCGAGGGCCACTTCGACCAGATCGAGCAGAACCGCGCCGGGCAGCTGATCGCCGAGGGCCACGCGGCCAAGCTGCTCAACATGCGCTCCACGCTGTTGACGCTGGCCGGCGGTGACGCGATGCCGTCGGCGGCGATCTCCAAGCTGCTGTCGATGAAGACCGGCCAGGGGTACGCGGAGTTCGCGGTGGCCTCGTTCGGCACCGACGGGGTGCTCGGCGACGAGCAGACCCCCCAGGGCATCTGGGCGCAGTACCTGCTGGCCAGCCGGGCGACCACGATCTACGGCGGCACCTCGGAGGTGCAGTTGAACATCATCGCCGAGCGGCTGCTGGGCCTCCCTCGGGACCCGTAG